One genomic segment of Mesoterricola silvestris includes these proteins:
- the pyrR gene encoding bifunctional pyr operon transcriptional regulator/uracil phosphoribosyltransferase PyrR, which yields MPQANAPCLLDAKQMEVHLQRLCREISAVFGSDASIALLGIRTRGLYLAERLKAMLESNLQKEIPLGILDITLYRDDLSELAGSPIVRPTEIPFSLKDRSVILVDDVLFTGRTIRAALDALLDHGRPKRVWLAVLVDRGGRELPIQAEFVGIKMDVAMDSRVSVHMKDVDGEDAVLLESRS from the coding sequence ATGCCCCAAGCGAACGCCCCATGCCTGCTGGACGCCAAGCAGATGGAGGTCCACCTTCAGCGCCTGTGCCGCGAGATCTCCGCGGTGTTCGGAAGCGACGCCTCCATCGCGCTCCTGGGCATCCGCACCCGGGGCCTGTACCTGGCCGAACGGCTCAAGGCCATGCTGGAATCCAACCTCCAGAAGGAGATCCCCCTGGGCATCCTGGACATCACCCTGTACCGGGACGACCTCTCGGAACTGGCGGGGAGCCCCATCGTCCGCCCCACGGAGATCCCCTTCAGCCTCAAGGACCGCTCCGTGATCCTGGTGGACGACGTGCTCTTCACCGGGCGCACCATCCGGGCCGCCCTGGACGCCCTGCTGGACCACGGAAGGCCCAAGCGGGTGTGGCTGGCGGTGCTGGTGGACCGCGGCGGCCGCGAGCTGCCCATCCAGGCGGAATTCGTGGGCATCAAGATGGACGTGGCCATGGACAGCCGGGTTTCGGTCCACATGAAGGACGTGGACGGCGAGGACGCCGTCCTCCTGGAAAGCCGGAGCTGA
- a CDS encoding aspartate carbamoyltransferase catalytic subunit, whose product MPQTYRFPHRHLLGIEPLTPQDILAILDQARAFEEVCERPEIKIVPALRKRLIVNLFFENSTRTRNSFEIAEKRLSAEIINFDADTSSLSKGETLVDTALNLQAMHPDLIVMRHSAPGAHALLARHMKASIVNAGDGAHEHPTQALLDAYTLRKRFSRLEGLRVAIVGDIRNSRVVRSNLWLLTKMGAHVTLVGPPTLVPAELKETWPGIEIAHELEPVLPHQDAVMMLRCQFERGTGAFIPGQGEYVRFYQLNAQRLRLCRPDVAVLHPGPINRGVEITSEVADGPNNLILDQVTNGVPVRMAVLFLLCNPHGEQVP is encoded by the coding sequence ATGCCCCAGACCTACCGCTTCCCCCACCGCCACCTGCTGGGCATCGAGCCCCTGACCCCCCAGGACATCCTGGCCATCCTCGACCAGGCCCGGGCCTTCGAGGAGGTCTGCGAGCGCCCCGAGATCAAGATCGTCCCGGCCCTGCGCAAGCGCCTGATCGTCAACCTCTTCTTCGAGAACTCCACCCGCACCCGCAACAGCTTCGAGATCGCCGAGAAGCGCCTTTCGGCCGAGATCATCAACTTCGACGCCGACACCAGCTCCCTCAGCAAGGGCGAGACCCTGGTGGACACCGCGCTCAACCTCCAGGCCATGCACCCCGACCTCATCGTCATGCGCCACTCCGCCCCCGGGGCCCACGCCCTGCTGGCGCGGCACATGAAGGCCAGCATCGTGAACGCCGGGGACGGCGCCCACGAGCACCCCACCCAGGCCCTCCTGGACGCCTACACCCTGCGCAAGCGCTTCAGCCGCCTCGAGGGCCTGCGGGTGGCCATCGTCGGCGATATCCGCAACAGCCGCGTGGTCCGCTCCAATCTCTGGCTCCTCACCAAGATGGGCGCCCACGTCACCCTGGTGGGCCCCCCCACCCTCGTGCCCGCGGAGCTCAAGGAGACCTGGCCCGGCATCGAGATCGCCCACGAGCTGGAGCCCGTGCTGCCCCACCAGGACGCCGTCATGATGCTGCGCTGCCAGTTCGAACGGGGCACCGGCGCCTTCATCCCCGGCCAGGGCGAGTACGTGCGCTTCTACCAGCTCAACGCGCAGCGCCTCCGGCTCTGCCGGCCCGACGTGGCCGTGCTCCACCCCGGCCCCATCAACCGCGGGGTGGAGATCACCTCCGAGGTGGCCGACGGCCCCAACAACCTCATCCTGGACCAGGTCACCAACGGCGTCCCCGTGCGCATGGCGGTCCTGTTCCTCCTCTGCAACCCCCATGGGGAACAAGTTCCCTAG